One genomic window of Salvia miltiorrhiza cultivar Shanhuang (shh) chromosome 4, IMPLAD_Smil_shh, whole genome shotgun sequence includes the following:
- the LOC131022260 gene encoding dirigent protein 1-like, translated as MMKFHMVLVLVYSFLIVASGNYVTKFHVYVHEVVSGPNATLYEVARANITGDSPTSFGLVRVADDLMTSGPDMDTGKLGRAQGLVVNSGLTESSTMLTLDFVFTAGKYRGSTIIATGRKRLTNGNQELPIVGGTAAFRLARGYVISNYTYNAITNTVLFIFDFSIYLD; from the coding sequence ATGATGAAGTTTCACATGGTTTTAGTACTTGTATATTCATTTCTCATTGTAGCGAGTGGAAATTATGTAACAAAGTTTCATGTCTATGTTCATGAAGTCGTAAGCGGGCCAAATGCAACTTTGTACGAGGTGGCTCGGGCCAACATCACGGGTGATTCCCCGACGTCCTTCGGCCTAGTCAGAGTTGCCGACGACTTGATGACGAGCGGGCCTGATATGGACACGGGGAAGTTGGGCCGAGCTCAGGGCCTCGTGGTTAATTCGGGCCTCACAGAGTCATCGACGATGCTAACGTTGGATTTTGTGTTCACGGCTGGAAAGTATCGAGGAAGCACTATCATTGCGACGGGACGGAAACGGTTAACAAACGGCAATCAAGAGCTTCCCATCGTTGGTGGTACGGCTGCCTTCCGATTGGCACGAGGATACGTTATTTCCAACTACACTTACAATGCTATTACTAATACggttcttttcatttttgattTCTCTATTTATCTCGACTAA
- the LOC131021163 gene encoding dirigent protein 22-like: MSKFCIVFLLMLTIASVKSKNYNNITKFRVYVHEYFSGPNANIYEVARANITANSPASFGLVSVGDTSMTSGPDMNTGKLGRAQGYTVNTDLKELVTMLNAEFIFTVGKYRGSSLIVSGRINHELAIVGGTALFRMARGYVDSTTYFSDPHTGYVIGIFDFSVYLD; the protein is encoded by the coding sequence ATGTCCAAGTTTTGCATAGTTTTCCTACTGATGCTCACTATAGCTAGTGTCAAAAgcaaaaattataataatattactaaATTTCGTGTTTATGTCCATGAATATTTTAGCGGGCCAAATGCAAATATTTATGAGGTTGCTCGAGCCAACATCACGGCTAATTCCCCGGCGTCCTTCGGCCTCGTCAGCGTCGGAGACACGTCGATGACGAGTGGGCCCGACATGAACACGGGGAAGTTGGGGCGGGCTCAAGGCTATACGGTAAATACAGACCTAAAGGAGTTGGTTACTATGCTCAACGCGGAGTTTATATTCACGGTCGGGAAGTATCGAGGAAGCTCCTTAATTGTGTCGGGACGTATTAATCATGAACTTGCCATCGTGGGTGGAACGGCTCTCTTTCGAATGGCGCGAGGATACGTCGATTCTACTACTTATTTTAGTGATCCTCACACTGGTTATGTCATTGGCATTTTTGATTTCTCAGTTTATCTTGACTAG